ctcctgatcacgcttatattggtgcatctgttacagctctaacagtagatacagtgtttccatgttctatagatgccaaatgttttacacagaacacaaagcttcatcagccagctaaggcaggtgagaggccatttccatgttctgagtgtgggaaatattttacatgcaaatcagctcttgttacacatcagagaagacacacaggtgagaagccatttccatgttctgagtgtgagaaatgttttgcatggaaatcaaatCTGGTTACACACCagcaaattcacacaggtgagaagccatttccatgttctgagtgtgagaaatgttttgcacggaaatcacatcttgttagacatcagcaaagtcacacaggtgagaagccatttccatgttctgagtgtgggaaatgttttgcacagaaatcagaacttgttatacatcagaaaagtcacacaggtgagaagccatttccatgtactgagtgtgggaaatgttttgcacataaatcagaccttgttaaacatcacagaagtcacacaggtgcaaagccatttccatgttttgagtgtgggaaatgttttgcaatcaaatcagatcttgttaatcatcagagaagtcacacaggtgagaagccgttttcttgctctgagtgtgggaaatgtttttcctggaaatcactactTGTTATACAtctgcgaagtcacacaggtgagaatccatttccatgttctgagtgtgggaaatgttttcaacacaaatcacatcttgttacacatcaaagaattcacacaggtgagaagccatttcaatgttctgagtgtgggaaatgttttatccagaaatcacaacttgttatacatcagggaagtcacacaggagaaaggccatttccatgttctgagtgtaggaaatgttttacaaacaaatcgaatcttgttagacatcagagaagtcacacaggtgagaggccattttcatgttctgagtgtgggaaatgttttgcacggaaatcagtacTTGTtgaacatcacagaagtcacacagatgaaaagccatttccatgttctgagtgtgggaaatgttttgcacacaaatcagatcttgttatacatcagagaagtcacacaggtgagaagccatattcctgttctgagtgtgggaaatattttgcacagaaatcatatcttattacacatcagagaagtcacacaggtgagaagccatattcctgttctgagtgtgggaaatattttgcacagaaatcatatcttattacacatcagagaagtcacacaggtgagaagccattttcttgctctgagtgtgggaaatgttttatacggaaatcacaacttgttacacatcagcgaaatcacacaggtgagtggCCATTTCCATCCTCTGTGAAATAAATCAGCACAATAGACATCACTTGGAAACTATTGtactcttctggagtatacttaacattgccatgcattgttcttcaaggttcttatctcctatgctttttgcaatatacatgctacaactgggtgatataatcagatgtcatgcccttatctaccactgctatgcagatgacttgTCTTTTGCTCCggatactgagaacccagtaccaatcctaaatggttgtctagctgagctccatgtgtgggtgatgccagttggctgtgactcagtcctggtgaaacaggtccttatggtagaagctcaccaacaaaaggcagggctacagctcagctttgcaaaccaaccagacttatgcttgtgggttcagagttacaaaatgctgatcatgtggaatcttggtgtcctggatggtggagtgacacttagatatCAGGTATCATCCACAAtccgatcctcatctgaggaacatagccagactccagcactttattccctcagaagatctacctacagtcatacatgcacttgtatcatcatgcatagactactgcaatgtcctctacctgggtctcccagcaaaagaattgcaccacttgtggcttgtacagaatgcagcagccagtcaTATCTAAccggcccgttcctgccacataacacccattctcttctcccttcaccggctgcctgtaagatgatgacttacataatcttactgactctcccatccctacatgaccagggtccatggaaccagaagcagcttctgcctccttactgcctggTTTCTTccgtctgcagatgaaggactgttaccaccagtaccaagaatccccaagaaaTTCTGaaatatcaggggggggggggggggagacagggtggtggcactattgctgtagcgggggctgccggaagtactgtctgtgggtaatattgtccccaagcagtgctgaggtggaagagggggggcacagggtGGTGAACAGTAGGGGAGACAAGGTAGTTGACAGTAGTGGGGGAAAGACAGGTTGGGGGAgatagggcaggtggcagtagtgggaagaGACCGGGCGGGTGGAAGTagtgagacagggtgggtggcagtagtgggggagacagggagggtggcagtagtggggggagacagggagggtggcagtagggggaggagacagggcggtggcattagtggggggagacagggcgggtggcagtagtgggggagacatggcgagtggcagtagtgggggtagacagggcagatggtcacagtgcagtaccaggggctgctggaggcagtaaagaggtgtatgtgtcccgcacagaatcagttgataattaggcctaatgatgattatgcttccttatttctaattaatcccttgtatgtgttactgttatttgctgtgtcagcctttatgtgtgttctgtgtaataatcctgaaagtagtgctgctaccgatctcatatcatttgtagtaacttgcaaAAAATGAGGAAAAGATAATGTGCACTCTGGAAGTTTATCGGGGGTTAAAGATgaatgcagatgtgacatcacgcagcccctggaaaatggtcccggccctccCCATATAGCTagacaaaaaaatgtgtattaaagatatgaaataaagttgtttaaaaacaaaagatttccgtgaagtctttttatttctcttacgtccgagaggatgctggggttccatttagtaccatggggtatagatgggtctcttAGGGGCCATGGGcactaagagtttaatagtgtgggctggcttctccctctatgcccctaccagactcagtttagaaaatgtgcccagtgaagccggtcacagctaggggagctcctaggactttctcatacgtcctagaggatactggggtccacttcagtaccatggggtatagatggttccgtaggagccatgggcactttaagacttttcaagggtgtgaactggctcctccctctatgcccctcctccagacctcagtttagaaaatgcccaggcagactggatgcactccaggggagctctactgagtttctctgaaagacatgttaggttttttattttcagggaggactgctggcaacagtctccctgcttcgtggcacttagggggcagaagtaggaaccaacttcctgaatagtttcatggctctgctcctggctgacaggacaccactagctcctGAAGGGTAATTAAAGCTAGCTGCGGTTCTCTGCTCACTCCCCCAGctcgccgccacccccttacagagccagaagacaggtgagtgtaagaagaaaaggatcttcagtcatcatgatggctaaaaggtaccgcgcagcgggcgggaatgctgcgcgccatgctacccatcacactcaggcactgcagggcgtgggggggtgcactgggcagcatgaaaactagTAAAACTAGcagataaggggcataagttgctgaggcacagtcctacccccgccagtataaatagcaAAAAGTCTGAGGAAAAACGTGCCataacgggggcggggcttcctcagtcagccagcacactgctccgcgtcattttctctccttccaggatgCAGATAAGAATGctggtcctccactgctgaaccaagtatcagggtgcaaaatggagggtacagtgaaatttggtgctatacattgtgttatcattataaaagcgctgcaggtctgtgggcattttgtgtttcacagacattttattgctggtgctgggttgtgaactggcaattccTATCGGtgtcctgacagattttactgtgggtctgtcccctataagtctcggagtgtctgtggtgtggtgtgcacgtgtgtgacatgtctgaggcagggagctcttcccctgagggaaccattatggggacacagagttgtaatgtggtggcgctgccggcacaccatgagcctgggtgaaagaattacgtgatactgtgaatcatatcagtaagagattaaataagtctgagtctcatgcagaaaacgagaaaatcagtggaagatgtgatttttagtggttctgctttttcatccgcaggcgacccctctgggtcacataaaagaccatttgcagaaATAGTACAACTGATACCAACACGggttctgattcctgtgtcgacactagtgatcccagggaaatagatcctaaattgtcaaaaagcattcaatatattaTTGTTGCTATAacggaggttttggaagttactgaagcccctcctgtacctcaggaggcttatttttataaagaaaagaaaatgaatctAGCCTTCCctcctcacgagctaaatactctctttgagggaacttgggcaaaccctgaaaataaatttcagattcccaaaaggattcaggtagcttttcctttcccggcagaggacaggaaaaggtgggagtcatcccctgttttagacagtgccctgtcacggttaacaaaaaaggtgattctccctgcacctgggacggcttcactaatggagccggcagactgcaagttggagactacgttaaaatctgtggccaatggtacactgctcaggcccaccattgcttgcgtgtgggtgagtagggctatcgaaaaaaatggtcagataacttgtcatctgaaattgatacGATaaatagagacgagattctcctaaagttaggttGAAGGATATTGGTCTTTTTGGTTCaagagctgctaccatggcagtctcggctcggagggcgttgtggattcgccgtgGAATGCAAGCGCAGattcaaaagaaatatggaggctctccagtataaaggtgaagccttgtttggagatgggctggatgcgttggtctctgcggctaccgaaggtaagtcgacattcttgccttatgctcctgcaccggcgaaaaagacatcactcagatgcagtccttttggcccaacaaatacaaaaaggccaaaggttcccccttctttacagGTAGAGTGAGAGGATGAGGAAAAAAGTCAGCAGCGTCTCCTGGATCGCAGGAGCaggagtccacccctgcttctgccaaatctgcagcatgatgctgggtctcccttgcgggagtccgctcgggtgagagcacgtctgaaacttttcggtcagatctgggctcaatctggcctgggCCCAtgtatacaagctggagtttcaagacgtccccctatgccgatttttcaaatcgaccttaccagcttctcttccagagaagTAGTAAAGGCTGCAATACAGAAATTAGGTTTTtagtcaagcctcttcgtagttccgaagccggacgactcagtcagaccaattccaatcctgaaatctctgaatctctacctgaaaaggttcaagttcaagatggaatctctgagggcagtgatttccagtctggaggaaggagatgtcatggtgtcggtagacataaaagatgcctacttacatgttcccatttatcctccacatcaggtttatctgaggttcgcagtacaggattgccattaccagtttcagacattgctgttcggactctccacggcaccgagggtgttcacgaaggtgatggcagagataatagtcctccttcgacaacaaggagtcaatataattccttacctggacgaactcctgataaaagcgagattcaaggaatggttggtgcagaatattgcactctccctgtcagtgctccaacaacatagttggattttgaattttccaaagtcgcagttggaaccaacgacaagattgtcttttctaggGAAGATACTTGACACAGAAGTTCAGcgggtatttcttccagttgaaAAAGATCCAGAAAACGGTCAAACGAGTTTTGAAACTGACGagagtgtcgatacatcaatgcatttggttgttgggaaagatggtagcggcctacgaggccatacagttttccagattccatgccagagtattccaatgggatctgttagacaagtgatccggatcccacctacacatgcaccagaggataatcctgtcctccgaagccaggatttcgctcctgtggtggctgcactgttctcacctactagagggtcgcaggttcgagattcaggactgtgtcctagtaaccacagatgcaagtctctaaggctggggtgcagtcacaagagtttccaaggaaaatggtcaagtcaggaatcctgtcttcacataaacgttctggaattgagagccatttacaacggccttctacaagatcagccagtgcagatccagtcagacaatgtaacagcagtcgcatacataaaccatcaaggcggaacgaaaagcagagcggcaatggcagaggtgacaaagatcctcctctgggcagaaagacatgcaagagctttgtcggcaattttcattccgggagtggacaactgggaagcagactccctcagcagacacgatctccaaccaggggagtggggccttcaccaagaagtcttcgcagaggtgacaagtctttggggagtccctcaagtagacatgatggcatctcgtctcaacaagaagcttcagagatattgttccaggtcgagagaccctcaagcagtagcagtggatgcactgatgacccagttggtgtttcggttggtatatgtcttccctccacttccactaataccaaaagttctcaaaataataagaataacAAGGGTTCGactaatcctcattgccccagactggccaaggagggcttggtatccagatcttcagcagttgctcatggatgatcctcggcctcttcctcctcgcgaggacctgctgcagcaggggctgtgcatgtatcaagacttaccgtggctacgtttgacggcatggctgttgagagccgggttcctagcccgaaaggggattcctacggaagtcattcccactcttgttcaggccaggaaaggagtaatgtttaaacattaccaccatatttggagaaaatatgtgtcatggtgtgaatccaagaaggctcctacggaagagtttcagttgggacgttttctccattttctgcaggcaggtgtggatatgggcctaagattgggttcaatcaaggttcagattttggccttgttagttttcttacaaaaacaattggcctcccttccagaagttcagacggtcGTGAAAGggatgctgcacatccaacctccatttgtgtctccggtggcaccttgggaccttaatgtggggttgcagttccttcaatcagattggtttgaacctctgcagtgttatgattcctgtactccagaccggagaagatcttatggcagggatctgagtacaggaacaatatgctggttgtgggagctggagagcctagtaacccctggcgccctaactccgttgtctcgcccgtgttatcagaaatcccctgcgagactatggttgcttgagcccatggcagccgcgttcgaagggcggattatgtctgcccaaccccgatgcccccgcaggtcttaatgggagacaaggggaagtccgagacagggtgataacaaggggccctctgactaagcaaccaagccagggattacaagctaactaaactaaatcaaaaggtatgcgcggactagccgccagggaaaaggacaaccaaagatccactgatccgacactcctatccggcaccgctggacaccagagtggatcttgtggaagcggaatcctccgcaaagctccagaacacaatataaacaaaataataaactgtaGCGGACACGCCGCAACACCAGCAacagcgactcacgaacaccaccagatgttaaaggtgctcggtcagactccaggaacagatggtaacttccgagtacaggatctctgaggacaggaacaatcgaatggaccgggactgggaactctctgtagcagactcaggcaaacaggaagctatcaccggcgtctgtgggaagtccaaagggagcctataactgtgggctccccaatcaggagccagacagggtaattaatagtaatgccgtgcagcttgcatgctgcacggccagcacatgatGATTTAATTAcagaagacccagcaacggggaacgcggcccgaacgtggcgtccccgttgctaaggtccgggcggctgcgtgcgcccggcgtcagcgttgccagggagccggcggctgcgtgcgcccggcgtcagcgttgccagggagccggtggctgcacgcgcccggcgtccctggttgctaggcgccgggccgcaccgctgatcggaccccggcgcctaacatgcaGGAGAtaaaattgaagtttctcacttggaaagtggtaatgctcttggccttggcatccgcaaggcgggtgtctgagttggcggccttgactcacaagagtccttacctgatcttccatgaagattgggcagagttgagaactcgccaacaattttttccgaaggtggtttcgtctttccatataaaccagcctattgtggtgccagtggctactgacactttcactgtgtcaaagtctctggatgtggttagcgctttgaaaatttatgtcgcaagaacagctaggatacgaaaaactgaggctctgtttgtcctgtatgctcccaacatgattgggtgtcctgcttctaagcagaccattgcgcactggatcagagggacgattcagcacgctcattccacggcaggattgccgataccgaagtcggtaaatgcccattctactagaaaggtgggctcatcctgggtggctgcccgggtgatctcggcgttacagctttgccgagcagctacttggtcaggggcaaacacgtttgcaaagttttataagtttgacaccttggccgatgaggacctcaagtttggtcaatccgtgctgcagggtcatcatagaaacatagaatcatagaatttgacggcagataagaaccacttggcccatctagtctgcccctttttttttatcctttaggtaatctcaaccctttttgatcatctgcactctcccacccgtactggagatttggtataaccccatgatactgaagtggaccccagcatcctctaggacgtatgaagaaacaggattttaatacctaccggtaaatccttttctcctagtccgtagaggatgctgggcacccaacccagtgcgtactttacctgcagttgttagttttgtagttacacaagtgttgtgttgctGCAAAAGTGTTCATGCCCAttggcatgtgttgtgttgaaagccatgttgtgcggcatggttgaggtgtgagctggtatgaatctcaccattcatttaaaagtaaatcctttcctcgaaatgtccgtctccctgggcacaattcctatactgaggtctggaggaggggcatagagggaggagcgagttcacacccttgaaaagtcttaaagtgcccatggctcctgcggaaccgtctataccccatggcactgaagtggaccccaccatcctctatagactaggacaggcattcccaaccgcggtcctcaaggcacaccaacagtgcaggttttagtgatattcaggcttcagcacggatggttagatcaaaataactgagctactaattaagtcggtATCCGGTCAGTTTATCTACCTACACTAGATCGACAATCCAAAGGTTGACACCACTTAATCGAACAACGAATGATCGACAACTACACATGATCGACAATCAAATGATCGACTGAATACCAAGATCGACATCGCACTCATTGACAGCATCACCACATGGGCAAatccgaaaaaagaaaaacaatagtgCGACAAACATATGATCGACATAATTAAACATCTACGTGGCACATAATCTACAATACAAACATCGACTGACTATAAATAGATAATATGTTAGATCGACACAAACATGATCGACAAAAACTAGCATCGACGGGACAAATAATCGAAAAATAAATCATCGACATATTACCCGACAGACTACACATTAGATCAATCAATGCATATGATCGACATTCATTTTTATCGACCAAACATATGTCAGACAGTCGGACACAGACATACACCAGATAGTCAAAATTATACATCAACAAATTACCTGATCGACAAACGTAACAATCGACTGAATAAATGATCTACAACTGTTACAGCGGCATACATTAGATCCAACCACAATACATCGACACCAACATTTGTTAGATTATACTCTGCTTCGATAGTACAAATGATCGACATTCGACTACAGCTGACACtatcgtccacctagccaaccgcgcccctatattcatttcatcacccctccctccaccgcgaccccgctatccacagccgtctactacccctagacgctgccgcccacaccagtccgtcacccgctaatctagcggaggcgaccagcatccttgcccgtggcactacaggtgccaaaatgcccgccacaccttcaccaacactacagttgact
The sequence above is drawn from the Pseudophryne corroboree isolate aPseCor3 chromosome 3 unlocalized genomic scaffold, aPseCor3.hap2 SUPER_3_unloc_68, whole genome shotgun sequence genome and encodes:
- the LOC134984587 gene encoding zinc finger protein 260-like isoform X1, with translation MQEEEYIEEHRGLYKDVKMGNHRPHTSLDGPSNRDTPERCPHPLYSQDCTEENHRIPQEDQVERLSDIKTDDIEGEEETYVTDIKAEDTEGEEETYVTDIKTEDIEGEEETYVGGDQQCKEEEIPTDISTAEGHTSRNISEGHLMLSLDSEITDNDSRQDYPGANPITPIIHPGLSADPPDPGKCSPDHAYIGASVTALTVDTVFPCSIDAKCFTQNTKLHQPAKAGERPFPCSECGKYFTCKSALVTHQRRHTGEKPFPCSECEKCFAWKSNLVTHQQIHTGEKPFPCSECEKCFARKSHLVRHQQSHTGEKPFPCSECGKCFAQKSELVIHQKSHTGEKPFPCTECGKCFAHKSDLVKHHRSHTGAKPFPCFECGKCFAIKSDLVNHQRSHTGEKPFSCSECGKCFSWKSLLVIHLRSHTGENPFPCSECGKCFQHKSHLVTHQRIHTGEKPFQCSECGKCFIQKSQLVIHQGSHTGERPFPCSECRKCFTNKSNLVRHQRSHTGERPFSCSECGKCFARKSVLVEHHRSHTDEKPFPCSECGKCFAHKSDLVIHQRSHTGEKPYSCSECGKYFAQKSYLITHQRSHTGEKPYSCSECGKYFAQKSYLITHQRSHTGEKPFSCSECGKCFIRKSQLVTHQRNHTGEWPFPSSVK
- the LOC134984587 gene encoding zinc finger protein 260-like isoform X2 is translated as MGNHRPHTSLDGPSNRDTPERCPHPLYSQDCTEENHRIPQEDQVERLSDIKTDDIEGEEETYVTDIKAEDTEGEEETYVTDIKTEDIEGEEETYVGGDQQCKEEEIPTDISTAEGHTSRNISEGHLMLSLDSEITDNDSRQDYPGANPITPIIHPGLSADPPDPGKCSPDHAYIGASVTALTVDTVFPCSIDAKCFTQNTKLHQPAKAGERPFPCSECGKYFTCKSALVTHQRRHTGEKPFPCSECEKCFAWKSNLVTHQQIHTGEKPFPCSECEKCFARKSHLVRHQQSHTGEKPFPCSECGKCFAQKSELVIHQKSHTGEKPFPCTECGKCFAHKSDLVKHHRSHTGAKPFPCFECGKCFAIKSDLVNHQRSHTGEKPFSCSECGKCFSWKSLLVIHLRSHTGENPFPCSECGKCFQHKSHLVTHQRIHTGEKPFQCSECGKCFIQKSQLVIHQGSHTGERPFPCSECRKCFTNKSNLVRHQRSHTGERPFSCSECGKCFARKSVLVEHHRSHTDEKPFPCSECGKCFAHKSDLVIHQRSHTGEKPYSCSECGKYFAQKSYLITHQRSHTGEKPYSCSECGKYFAQKSYLITHQRSHTGEKPFSCSECGKCFIRKSQLVTHQRNHTGEWPFPSSVK